The Faecalibacterium sp. I3-3-33 DNA window TCCAAACGCTATTTTCACGAGAGGGGTCATAGAGAAAAACGGCATTTGCAGCGCCGCTTTCTGCGAAAGCGCGGCGCTGCGGGCGGGTGCCCGCTCCCCCTTGGGGGAGCTGTCGCGTAGCGACTGAGGGGCTTCAAATCGGCGGAGCCGGAAAAAACGGTTAAAAGATCTTCACGCCGAACAGGCGTGAATCTTCAGTTTTTTCCGGTGCAGCCCACCTCTTTGGGGTTAAAAGGGGCGAGCAGCCCCTTTTTCGTGGCTCCAGCGCGTCGAAATCGCTGGCACTTTTCTGGTTCTCTTTTGGTGTCAAAAGAGAACATCTCTCGGCTACATCCTCTTCGCCCTCCCCTGTTCCACATGGAACAATTCACTTCTCCGCGGCGGCGGTGGGGATGCGGACGGTATACTCGATGTAGCCGTCCTTCTCTTCCCGGTGGGCGGTGGCGGGCACGCCGTTGTCGGTCATCAGCCGGATGGCGTGGTCGATGGTGTTGACAAAGATGCGCACGTCCCGCACCATGGAGATGCGGTGCCCGGCCTTGGGCGGGCTGTTCAGCAGCTGCTCGATGTAGCTGTCGGTCTGGCGGGCGTTCAGGCGGCGCTTGGCGATGGTGATAAGTGCTTCGCTGCGGCGGTTCTCCGGCAGGCGCAGCACCGCGCGGGCGTGGCGTTCGGTGAGGTTGTTGTCCAGCACGAACTGCCGCTGGTCTGCGGTCAGCTGCAAAAGCCGCAGCTTGTTGGCAAAGGTGGGCTGCGCCATGCCTAAACGTTTGGCGGCTTCCGCTTGGGTGCAGTCCCACAGCACCATCACATCCCGCAGCCCCTGCGCCTGCTCAAAGGGGTTCAGGTCGGCGCGCTGGATGTTTTCCAGCAGACCCAGCGCGGCGGTGCGGTCGTCGGCGTAGCTGCACAGGATGGCGGGGATGGTGGTCATCTTTGCCAGCTGGCAGGCGCGCAGCCGCCGCTCCCCTGCCACCAGCTCGTAGCCCTCTGCCGCCCTGCGCACCGTGACCGGCTGGAGCAGACCGTTCTCCCGGATGCTCTGCGCCAGCGCCGTCAGCTCCTGCTCGTCAAAGCTTTTCCGCGCCTGAAAGGGCGACGGGTGGATCTGGTCGATGGGCAGAGAGAGTAATTTCCCGGACGGTTTCTTGCGTTCAAACATGATGCTGCCCCTTTCCTGTGAAATAAACATTCGGTTTTTCCACATTTCTCCGGGAAATCGTGGAAAACCTGTTCAGCTTCAGTGTAGCACACAAAGAAAGACCCCGCCAGAAATTTCGTTCGGCAGGGTCTTACAGGTTGCGTCAAATTATGCGTTATTTCAGCGGGCTTTTTGCAATTTTACCGCCGTTTCTGGGGTATGCTGTCGGAGTTTGCGAAATCTTTTTGCACAAAATCAAAGTGCGGGTGTCGCCGCCGGGCAGGTGCAAAGTGCGGGTCTCGCGGTACTCGCCGCCCAGCTTTTTGATAGCACCCCGGGCGGCGGTCAACTCCTCTTCCCCGGATGCGCCCTTCATGGCAAGGAAGTTGCCGCCCACCTTTACCAGCGGCAGGCAGTATTCTGCCAGCATGGGCAGGGCTGCCACGGCGCGGGCAGAGGCAAGGTCGAACTGCTCCCGCCACATCTTGCGGGCGGCTTCCTCGGCGCGCTCCTTGGCAAACTCCACCCCGGTCAGACCCAGCTGGGCGCAGGCGTACTTCAAAAACTCCACCCGCTTGCCGGTGGGTTCCATGAGGGTCAGTTCCAGCTCCGGCTTGAAGATCTTGGTCACGATGCCCGGAAAGCCTGCCCCGGCACCTACGTCCACCATGCGCCCGGCAACCTCCGGCTGGCTGGCAAACAGCAGGCTGTCAAGGAAATGCTTGTCCTCGATGCCCTCCGGGTCGGTGATGGCGGTCAGGTTGACCTTCTGGTTGTAGTCTACAAGGATCTGGGCAAAGGCATCCAGCTGATCCAGCTGGGTGCCGGTGAGGGCAATGTTCCATGTGGAACACTTTTCCTCCAACCGCTGTTTGTCGATCATAGTGTTTTCCTTTCTGTCAGGTGGTTGGGGTAGCGCAATCGTTTGTTTTATCGCAACTTCGTATTATTTTTGTTGTTTCCCTGCCAGTGCGATGCTCAGCTGCGCCACATCGGAGGGTGAAACGCCGGGGAT harbors:
- a CDS encoding ParB/RepB/Spo0J family partition protein, producing the protein MFERKKPSGKLLSLPIDQIHPSPFQARKSFDEQELTALAQSIRENGLLQPVTVRRAAEGYELVAGERRLRACQLAKMTTIPAILCSYADDRTAALGLLENIQRADLNPFEQAQGLRDVMVLWDCTQAEAAKRLGMAQPTFANKLRLLQLTADQRQFVLDNNLTERHARAVLRLPENRRSEALITIAKRRLNARQTDSYIEQLLNSPPKAGHRISMVRDVRIFVNTIDHAIRLMTDNGVPATAHREEKDGYIEYTVRIPTAAAEK
- the rsmG gene encoding 16S rRNA (guanine(527)-N(7))-methyltransferase RsmG; protein product: MIDKQRLEEKCSTWNIALTGTQLDQLDAFAQILVDYNQKVNLTAITDPEGIEDKHFLDSLLFASQPEVAGRMVDVGAGAGFPGIVTKIFKPELELTLMEPTGKRVEFLKYACAQLGLTGVEFAKERAEEAARKMWREQFDLASARAVAALPMLAEYCLPLVKVGGNFLAMKGASGEEELTAARGAIKKLGGEYRETRTLHLPGGDTRTLILCKKISQTPTAYPRNGGKIAKSPLK